One Limibacter armeniacum DNA window includes the following coding sequences:
- the nirD gene encoding nitrite reductase small subunit NirD — MIDTLYKTVMPDAVKKWELAGLVTDFPEDGGECFRFGELQIAVFNFTSRGEWYACQNVCPHKLQAALSRGMIGSAGEEPKVACPFHKKTFSLKTGQNLNGDEKPIAVYPVKVEEGKVYVGLPS; from the coding sequence ATGATCGATACTTTGTATAAAACAGTAATGCCAGACGCTGTAAAGAAATGGGAACTGGCAGGATTGGTAACTGACTTTCCAGAAGATGGGGGCGAATGTTTCCGTTTTGGGGAATTGCAGATTGCTGTATTCAATTTTACCTCTAGGGGTGAGTGGTATGCTTGTCAGAATGTATGTCCACACAAACTTCAGGCTGCATTGTCTCGTGGCATGATAGGCTCAGCAGGTGAAGAACCAAAAGTAGCCTGTCCTTTTCACAAGAAAACATTTTCCCTCAAAACGGGACAAAACCTGAATGGTGATGAGAAGCCGATTGCGGTTTATCCGGTTAAAGTTGAGGAAGGGAAAGTCTACGTAGGATTACCTTCTTAG
- a CDS encoding sensor histidine kinase — MNEQQTYITRLYTNLKALQFKGLGRLYIVAISIIVIVMLATQALIQNFINDQQQDATVINIAGRQRMLSQKITKVTLQLYHPTAFRQESQLLTELREARDLWVVSHQELSGSAYFSDGTVNSHATNQLYQKLEPYYNKLLIATDQVINNRKADRQEKWLKTILEYEGDYLELMDDIVFQYNREAANKVDLLKETEFLLLLISLSVVAFELFFIFRPTARQVIETVQELESSRRQTKALLKETEGLYQSLGLAYQALSDKEEKEPPSHQLLIKADTLGNTFVVTDFFTELMQNPSGSYSVKNIKEWLVSEGYQQDFVDQLWSIIQDKGVWSGEVRVTSYDGDFIWLDLNMVKVNHNGRNYILVLGADLTDQKEAEEVSKEINQEKIEREIRDQQIRSALIMEGQEEERKRISKDIHDGVGQLLTGLKFKLESVNLKHEKHASNQLKEIRELVQGIISESRRISFNLAPSSLSDYGIVSVLGKFAKETNRLSEYEVQFVNVSGFLSRLDPKVEVNVYRIVQEAVNNALKYAEGEKILIELKHDPKFLTITVTDNGKGFDLRGMEEDKKGLGLLNMEERTNFINGNFEISSEIGEGTTVMLKVPLG; from the coding sequence GTGAACGAACAGCAGACTTATATCACACGGTTATATACCAATCTCAAGGCGTTGCAATTCAAAGGACTGGGGCGATTGTATATTGTAGCGATATCCATCATTGTGATTGTTATGCTAGCTACGCAGGCGCTTATTCAGAACTTTATCAATGATCAGCAGCAGGATGCTACCGTTATCAATATTGCCGGACGGCAAAGAATGCTGAGCCAGAAAATTACGAAAGTGACTTTGCAGCTGTATCATCCCACAGCATTTAGGCAGGAAAGTCAATTGTTGACAGAATTAAGAGAAGCAAGGGACTTATGGGTAGTCTCACATCAGGAACTTTCAGGCTCAGCATATTTTTCAGACGGAACGGTCAATAGCCATGCAACCAACCAGCTATATCAGAAACTTGAACCATACTATAACAAGTTACTGATTGCAACAGATCAGGTAATTAACAATAGAAAAGCCGATCGGCAGGAAAAGTGGCTCAAGACCATATTGGAGTATGAAGGAGATTATCTGGAACTGATGGATGATATCGTCTTTCAGTACAACAGGGAAGCGGCCAATAAGGTTGACTTACTGAAAGAGACAGAGTTTTTGCTCCTGCTGATCTCTTTGAGTGTAGTTGCTTTTGAACTGTTTTTTATCTTCAGACCTACTGCAAGACAGGTAATAGAAACGGTGCAGGAGCTGGAAAGCTCAAGGCGACAGACAAAAGCCTTGCTCAAAGAAACAGAAGGACTTTACCAGTCTTTGGGATTGGCCTATCAGGCACTTTCTGACAAGGAAGAAAAAGAACCACCATCGCACCAGTTGCTGATCAAAGCTGATACGCTGGGGAACACCTTTGTGGTGACAGACTTTTTCACGGAGTTGATGCAGAACCCATCGGGAAGTTATTCAGTCAAAAATATCAAGGAATGGTTAGTCAGTGAGGGATACCAGCAAGACTTCGTGGATCAGCTGTGGAGCATAATTCAGGACAAAGGAGTCTGGTCAGGAGAAGTGCGGGTTACTTCTTACGATGGGGATTTTATTTGGCTTGACTTGAATATGGTAAAGGTCAATCACAATGGAAGAAACTATATACTGGTACTTGGCGCAGACCTAACAGACCAAAAGGAAGCAGAAGAGGTATCTAAGGAAATCAATCAGGAAAAGATTGAACGGGAAATAAGGGATCAGCAGATTCGTTCGGCACTGATTATGGAAGGTCAGGAAGAAGAGCGGAAACGCATCTCCAAGGATATTCATGATGGTGTCGGGCAGCTTCTTACAGGTTTGAAATTCAAATTGGAATCTGTCAACCTCAAACATGAGAAACATGCATCCAATCAATTAAAGGAAATTCGGGAATTGGTACAGGGCATTATCTCGGAGTCCAGAAGAATCTCATTCAACTTGGCGCCTTCGTCACTAAGCGATTATGGCATTGTATCGGTATTGGGGAAATTCGCAAAAGAGACCAACAGGCTTTCCGAGTATGAAGTGCAGTTTGTCAATGTTTCAGGTTTCTTGAGCCGATTGGATCCAAAAGTAGAAGTCAATGTTTACCGCATTGTACAGGAAGCGGTCAATAATGCATTGAAGTATGCGGAGGGAGAGAAGATACTGATTGAGTTAAAGCATGATCCAAAATTCTTGACGATAACAGTCACTGATAACGGAAAGGGGTTTGACCTGAGAGGAATGGAGGAAGACAAGAAGGGATTGGGATTGCTGAATATGGAAGAGCGAACCAATTTTATCAATGGCAACTTCGAAATCAGTTCAGAAATAGGAGAGGGAACAACCGTGATGTTGAAAGTGCCTTTAGGCTAA
- a CDS encoding response regulator transcription factor: MEKINVLLVDDHVIVRNGIKMLLGQETDIKVVDEASDGQESIEKYKQLSPDVVVMDIRMPRMNGIEATAELLKVDPAVKILILSMHDDEEYILDAIHKGAMGYVLKDAGNDEFLRAIHTVDKGEKYFSGAVSNVLVNQYLSQQGMTMGAGSVPVSKAKDEKVYDLTKREKEILRFVMEGLSSKEIAEKIGKSVRTVETHRFNIMKKLEVKSAVELVKKVNENTSLTNALAAE, from the coding sequence ATGGAAAAAATCAATGTTTTACTGGTAGATGACCATGTCATTGTTCGGAATGGTATAAAGATGCTACTTGGACAGGAAACGGATATCAAGGTAGTTGATGAAGCTTCTGACGGGCAGGAATCTATTGAAAAATACAAGCAACTGAGTCCCGATGTAGTCGTGATGGATATCCGTATGCCTAGAATGAATGGTATTGAGGCAACAGCTGAGCTGCTTAAAGTAGACCCTGCTGTCAAAATCCTAATCCTTTCTATGCACGATGATGAGGAGTATATCTTGGACGCAATCCATAAGGGAGCTATGGGGTATGTGTTGAAAGATGCTGGCAATGATGAGTTTCTGAGGGCAATCCATACAGTGGATAAAGGAGAGAAATATTTCAGTGGAGCGGTATCCAATGTGCTGGTCAATCAGTATTTAAGTCAACAAGGGATGACAATGGGAGCAGGAAGTGTTCCAGTGTCAAAAGCCAAGGATGAGAAAGTATATGACCTGACCAAGCGGGAAAAGGAAATTCTACGCTTTGTCATGGAAGGGTTGAGCAGTAAGGAGATTGCAGAAAAGATTGGAAAGTCGGTTCGGACTGTTGAGACACACCGCTTCAATATCATGAAGAAACTGGAAGTGAAATCGGCTGTAGAACTGGTGAAAAAAGTGAATGAGAACACTTCTTTGACAAATGCACTGGCGGCTGAATAA
- a CDS encoding molybdopterin-dependent oxidoreductase, whose translation MNKTISKHLSTCSYCGVGCGIEVTKDAKGAIAVKGDEQYPVNKGMLCSKGMNLNYVVQNTDDRILYPQMRWSKSHPLERVDWDTALTRASAVFRSLIQQYGPDSVGMYVSGQCLTEEYYIANKLTKGFFGTNNIDTNSRLCMSSAVVGYKKTIGDDTVPICYDDIELADCFLITGANPAWCHPILFRRIEKHKELNPDVKIIVVDPRKTQTCSSADLHLQINPGTDTMLHHAIGRALIESGNIDLAFIENHLNGFEAYKEKVLSLTMESYAQACGLSVEDILSAASMIGDAKGFLSMWTMGLNQSAKGTDKNLSLIALNLITGHIGKPGAGPFSLTGQPNAMGGREVGGMANLLAAHRDLLNPEHRQEVADFWGVDQISPKPGYTATEMFEALDRGDMKAVWIVCTNPMVSLPDSNLVERALKKARFVIVQDISYKSDTVALADLVLPAAGWLEKEGTMTNSERRISYLPKVLNAPGEALPDLDIFLRFAQKMGYHGFDFKDTEAVFLEHVKLTEGTNIEISGLDYQTLKEKRSVQWPYTNGKQQERLFTDKRFYTPDGKANIFPAAATNELEKLTPDFPLVLTTGRIRDQWHTMTRTGKVNRLNTHIDKPFLEIHPSDAEVRNIKDGDVVEISSKRGTVRVHAQLTDKIKEGVVFLPMHWGKILQHDLARTNNLTDRLLDPISKEPDFKYSAVEVVRYKKQPQRVIVIGAGAAAHRFLMTYRSLNQEDEILVFSKEEIPFYDRVLLPEYVNETLTFEELLKFRKGEFEALNASIYVSTTIERIERSMKLVTDDRGQTYAYDKLVIATGSRAFLPPDTPIHLPCVFTMRSKAHADALKKYINGKGHVVIVGGGLLGLELASALREMEVEVSIIQLASRLMERQLDTMASNLLREHVEDLGIQVYTNDQVQEVAYDNISKTATAHLKSGKSLTCDAVVYAIGTRPNVEIGKEAGLTTGRGLVVNPYLQTSDPNIFAVGEVAEFEQKLNGTTAAAEEMADIMARFIAGDRLSLYSGTVPMNILKFSTFDLCSLGITEIPAKAIGYDEVILLDKSKRYYKKCIIYKDRLVGAVLMGDKAEFAEFKKLIGGRTELAEKREQLLRAFGEQQPVKGELVCSCGNVGKGNIEEAIQGGCTDYKKLCEQTGAGLGCGSCKPEVKDILDAFMVAIQP comes from the coding sequence ATGAATAAAACTATTTCGAAACACCTGTCTACCTGTTCCTATTGTGGAGTAGGTTGCGGCATTGAAGTAACAAAAGATGCCAAAGGAGCTATTGCTGTCAAGGGAGATGAACAGTATCCTGTCAATAAGGGTATGCTCTGCTCTAAGGGGATGAACCTCAACTACGTAGTTCAGAATACAGATGACAGGATTCTTTATCCCCAAATGAGGTGGAGTAAGAGTCACCCTTTGGAGAGGGTTGACTGGGACACTGCCTTGACGAGGGCTTCGGCCGTGTTTCGTTCCCTTATTCAGCAATACGGACCTGATTCGGTAGGGATGTACGTTTCAGGTCAGTGTCTGACAGAGGAATATTACATTGCCAACAAGCTGACCAAAGGCTTTTTCGGTACCAATAATATCGATACCAACTCCCGTTTGTGCATGAGTTCAGCTGTTGTGGGATACAAGAAAACCATTGGTGATGATACCGTACCTATCTGCTATGATGATATTGAATTGGCAGACTGTTTCCTCATTACAGGTGCTAACCCTGCGTGGTGCCACCCAATCCTATTCAGAAGAATTGAAAAACATAAGGAACTCAATCCTGATGTGAAGATCATTGTGGTTGACCCCCGAAAAACACAAACTTGTTCTTCTGCTGACCTTCATCTGCAGATCAATCCTGGAACAGATACGATGCTGCATCACGCCATTGGTAGGGCTTTGATTGAGAGTGGCAATATTGACCTTGCATTTATTGAAAACCACCTGAACGGCTTTGAGGCTTACAAGGAGAAAGTGCTTAGCCTAACGATGGAAAGCTATGCTCAGGCATGTGGACTATCAGTGGAGGATATACTTTCTGCCGCAAGCATGATTGGTGATGCCAAGGGTTTCTTGAGTATGTGGACAATGGGACTGAATCAAAGTGCCAAAGGAACAGACAAGAACCTTTCCTTGATCGCTCTGAACCTGATTACAGGACATATCGGAAAGCCTGGCGCTGGACCATTTTCCCTGACAGGTCAACCCAATGCAATGGGCGGTAGAGAAGTGGGTGGTATGGCAAACCTGTTGGCTGCACACCGTGACTTGCTCAACCCAGAACACCGACAGGAGGTAGCAGACTTTTGGGGAGTAGATCAGATTTCACCCAAGCCGGGTTATACCGCAACAGAGATGTTTGAGGCATTGGATAGAGGAGATATGAAGGCTGTATGGATTGTCTGTACCAATCCGATGGTCAGTTTACCAGATTCCAATCTGGTAGAAAGGGCGCTTAAAAAAGCTCGATTTGTGATTGTACAGGACATTTCTTACAAGTCAGATACGGTAGCTCTAGCGGATTTGGTGTTGCCAGCAGCCGGATGGCTTGAGAAAGAGGGAACGATGACCAACTCTGAACGTCGTATCAGTTACCTACCTAAAGTGTTGAATGCTCCCGGAGAAGCATTGCCAGACTTGGATATTTTCCTTCGGTTTGCCCAAAAAATGGGCTATCATGGCTTTGATTTTAAAGATACAGAGGCGGTTTTCTTAGAGCATGTTAAGCTTACAGAAGGAACCAATATTGAGATCTCAGGACTGGATTATCAGACTTTAAAAGAAAAGCGTTCGGTACAGTGGCCATATACAAATGGTAAGCAGCAGGAAAGGTTATTTACAGATAAGCGTTTCTATACACCTGACGGGAAAGCCAATATTTTTCCTGCCGCTGCAACCAATGAACTGGAAAAGTTGACACCTGATTTTCCATTGGTACTAACGACCGGACGTATACGAGACCAATGGCATACCATGACTCGGACAGGGAAAGTCAACAGACTCAATACCCATATTGATAAACCTTTCCTTGAGATTCATCCTTCAGATGCTGAAGTCAGGAACATCAAGGATGGGGATGTGGTAGAGATCAGTAGCAAAAGAGGAACGGTAAGGGTACATGCCCAGTTGACAGACAAGATCAAGGAAGGAGTGGTTTTTTTACCGATGCATTGGGGTAAAATACTGCAACATGATCTGGCAAGAACCAATAACCTTACAGACAGACTTCTGGATCCCATATCGAAAGAGCCTGATTTCAAGTATTCAGCTGTTGAGGTTGTTCGCTACAAGAAGCAACCTCAGCGTGTAATTGTGATAGGGGCTGGCGCAGCAGCTCACCGTTTCCTGATGACGTACCGGTCACTTAATCAGGAGGATGAAATCCTTGTTTTCTCTAAAGAAGAAATTCCTTTTTATGACAGGGTATTGTTACCGGAGTATGTCAATGAAACTTTGACATTTGAGGAATTGCTCAAGTTTAGGAAAGGGGAGTTTGAAGCGCTTAATGCCTCCATTTATGTGAGTACGACTATTGAGCGCATAGAAAGAAGCATGAAATTGGTTACTGATGACAGGGGACAGACCTATGCCTACGACAAACTGGTGATTGCTACAGGAAGTCGGGCGTTTTTACCTCCTGATACACCTATTCATTTACCATGTGTATTCACCATGCGAAGTAAGGCACATGCGGATGCACTGAAGAAATATATCAATGGAAAAGGACATGTCGTGATTGTTGGAGGAGGTCTGTTGGGATTGGAGTTGGCTTCAGCATTGAGGGAAATGGAAGTAGAGGTTTCTATCATCCAGTTGGCTTCCAGACTGATGGAACGGCAACTGGATACCATGGCAAGTAACCTGCTAAGGGAACATGTGGAAGACTTGGGCATACAGGTTTATACCAATGATCAGGTACAGGAAGTAGCCTATGACAATATTTCCAAAACAGCGACAGCGCACCTGAAAAGTGGTAAGTCATTGACTTGTGATGCCGTGGTTTATGCCATTGGTACAAGACCCAATGTAGAAATAGGAAAAGAGGCAGGGTTGACGACAGGCAGAGGACTGGTGGTAAATCCTTACTTGCAAACCTCTGATCCGAATATATTTGCTGTAGGTGAAGTAGCGGAGTTTGAACAGAAGCTGAATGGAACGACGGCTGCTGCCGAAGAGATGGCAGATATTATGGCACGTTTTATTGCAGGAGATCGTCTGAGCCTGTACAGTGGAACTGTTCCGATGAACATCCTTAAATTCTCTACATTTGACTTGTGTTCATTAGGGATAACTGAAATACCAGCCAAGGCTATAGGCTATGATGAGGTCATCTTACTGGATAAGTCCAAGCGATATTACAAGAAATGTATTATCTATAAAGACAGGTTGGTAGGGGCCGTTTTGATGGGAGACAAGGCGGAATTTGCTGAGTTTAAGAAACTGATTGGTGGTAGAACAGAGCTGGCAGAGAAAAGGGAACAACTGCTGCGGGCATTTGGAGAGCAGCAACCTGTAAAAGGGGAATTGGTGTGTAGCTGTGGAAATGTAGGGAAAGGCAATATTGAAGAAGCCATCCAAGGAGGGTGTACCGACTATAAGAAGTTGTGTGAGCAAACGGGTGCAGGACTGGGTTGTGGAAGTTGTAAGCCCGAAGTGAAGGATATATTGGATGCCTTTATGGTGGCAATACAACCATAA
- a CDS encoding rubredoxin domain-containing protein: MGNQIQKRDLIRVFVKGGIISPGDLLKIVLTAEELGASHVHFGSRQDILFPVAEKKRDTLETTFRSIQTQYDSEEEGFQNVVSSYTALDVMASTSWLAPHMYHYILDTFEYQPSIKINIVDPAQSMVPLFTGQVNFVASENENYWYCYIRRSDQDNGLWKCPKLIYSYDLVKLAHYIEQQQLLDCADNWDILWEKIEATVQLNTIRITHDLKMPSDPFPYYEGMNRMNDGKYWLGLYWRNNRYDISFLKVMCLLCQETKIGKISLTPWKSFLIKGIDRSERITWEKLLGKFGLNVRHSSLELNWHLPVLNEDALSLKNFLVRALDKQDISTYGLTFTVKSGPQILFTTVVIERNEQDENWMNDTYNILYAKDFNPNNAEYLYYAKDVRKEILPALMIEVSRMYYEQMDTSGAIFNKDNADEKKVKLIYQCPNCLTVYDEQFGDPEQQVKKGTLFMMLPDDYSCSVCGSPKSTFIERAGEN; encoded by the coding sequence ATGGGCAATCAAATTCAAAAAAGAGACCTGATTAGGGTATTTGTAAAAGGAGGAATCATCTCTCCAGGTGACTTGCTTAAGATCGTACTGACAGCAGAAGAGTTGGGAGCAAGTCATGTACATTTCGGCTCCCGTCAGGATATCCTATTTCCGGTTGCAGAGAAGAAAAGGGATACACTGGAAACCACATTCCGTTCCATTCAAACCCAATATGACAGTGAGGAAGAAGGCTTTCAGAATGTCGTTAGCTCCTATACGGCACTGGATGTGATGGCATCTACCTCGTGGCTGGCACCCCATATGTACCATTATATTCTGGATACTTTTGAATACCAACCCTCTATCAAAATCAATATTGTTGACCCTGCTCAGTCAATGGTACCCCTTTTTACAGGGCAGGTAAACTTTGTGGCATCTGAAAATGAAAATTACTGGTATTGCTATATCAGGAGGTCAGATCAGGACAATGGATTGTGGAAATGCCCAAAGCTGATTTACAGTTATGACTTGGTCAAGTTGGCGCATTATATTGAGCAACAGCAATTATTGGATTGCGCTGACAACTGGGACATTCTTTGGGAAAAAATTGAGGCAACAGTTCAGTTAAATACGATTCGTATTACACATGATTTGAAAATGCCTTCTGATCCTTTTCCTTATTATGAAGGGATGAACAGGATGAATGATGGAAAATATTGGTTGGGGCTTTACTGGCGTAACAATCGCTACGATATCTCATTTCTGAAAGTCATGTGCCTGCTATGTCAGGAAACCAAAATTGGGAAAATTAGCCTTACACCTTGGAAGTCATTCCTGATCAAAGGTATTGACCGAAGTGAACGTATCACATGGGAAAAACTGCTTGGTAAATTTGGGTTGAATGTTCGTCACTCATCTCTGGAGCTGAACTGGCATTTGCCCGTCTTGAATGAGGATGCCTTGTCGCTGAAAAACTTCCTTGTTAGGGCATTGGACAAGCAAGATATCAGTACATATGGGTTGACTTTTACTGTGAAGTCAGGTCCTCAAATTCTCTTTACAACAGTGGTGATCGAGCGAAACGAGCAGGATGAAAACTGGATGAATGATACTTACAATATCCTGTATGCAAAGGACTTTAACCCTAATAATGCAGAGTACTTGTACTACGCCAAGGATGTAAGGAAAGAGATACTTCCCGCCTTGATGATTGAGGTAAGCCGTATGTACTATGAGCAGATGGATACCAGTGGTGCCATTTTTAATAAGGACAATGCTGATGAGAAAAAGGTAAAACTCATTTACCAATGTCCTAACTGCCTGACGGTATATGATGAGCAGTTTGGTGATCCAGAGCAGCAAGTCAAGAAAGGAACGCTATTTATGATGTTGCCTGATGACTATTCCTGTAGTGTATGTGGTAGTCCTAAGAGTACTTTTATAGAGAGGGCAGGAGAAAATTGA
- a CDS encoding alpha/beta hydrolase, with amino-acid sequence MNFKKIFYSLIGLFVLINILAIAQSYKFTHYASSDAKQVTSFKGLTFAEKLKTIFIGFDNPRPVSDVLPTQPFEEVIISSNKDLECWLIKAENPKGTVAIFHGFGGSKSQMLDKATIFLNQGYSVFLVDFMGSGGSEGNQTTIGYKEAFQVKSCMDYLQLQGEEDIYLFGTSMGAVAIMKAIHDYDIAPKGIMIECPFGTMYETVCARFRTVKIPEVPLASFLMFWGGVQNGFWAFGHNPVEYANSINCPTLLMYGEKDVKVSRPEIDAIYSNLKGNKELVTFPLAGHENYLIQYQDAWSNAVKAFLKG; translated from the coding sequence ATGAACTTCAAAAAAATCTTTTACTCTCTGATTGGATTATTTGTCCTTATCAATATTCTGGCAATCGCACAATCGTATAAGTTTACCCACTATGCTAGCAGTGATGCCAAACAGGTTACCTCATTTAAAGGATTGACCTTTGCTGAAAAACTTAAAACCATCTTTATTGGTTTTGACAACCCAAGACCTGTAAGTGATGTATTACCCACCCAACCTTTTGAAGAAGTGATCATTTCCAGCAACAAGGATTTGGAATGCTGGCTAATCAAGGCTGAAAACCCTAAAGGTACAGTGGCCATTTTTCATGGGTTTGGAGGAAGCAAATCACAGATGCTTGATAAAGCTACCATCTTCCTGAACCAAGGGTACAGTGTCTTCCTTGTAGATTTTATGGGTTCGGGAGGCTCTGAGGGCAACCAAACTACCATCGGTTACAAGGAAGCCTTTCAGGTGAAATCATGTATGGACTATCTTCAGCTGCAAGGTGAAGAGGACATCTATCTTTTTGGGACTTCCATGGGCGCAGTTGCTATTATGAAAGCGATCCATGACTACGATATTGCTCCTAAAGGTATTATGATAGAATGCCCATTCGGAACAATGTATGAGACAGTGTGTGCAAGGTTCAGAACTGTAAAAATCCCTGAAGTACCTCTTGCAAGCTTTTTGATGTTTTGGGGTGGCGTTCAGAATGGCTTTTGGGCATTTGGACATAACCCTGTAGAATACGCCAACAGTATCAACTGTCCGACTCTGCTGATGTATGGTGAAAAGGATGTAAAGGTGAGCAGACCGGAGATCGATGCTATCTATTCAAACCTCAAGGGCAATAAAGAATTGGTTACATTCCCACTTGCCGGACATGAGAATTACCTCATTCAATACCAAGATGCATGGAGTAATGCAGTGAAAGCATTTTTGAAAGGGTAG
- a CDS encoding DUF4272 domain-containing protein — MRKFLFANFFWVIACTSVFSQNEDTSTEKERVIEEKEFSDETANQVDRKQKSLDYCKQHGIPTADHLKKIKEEDQVVLRTKEEIVNRALALCYIGLKSEGIEDSYLTTFESKYNLLPYLTPVETTFVESESPSVQQVENANWRYESLHLLLWTLGYIDTLSFPEEKSDVSANVKIVFEKTREELIQQAKLRTKEEILDQADLYYRVHWACVDAGVKNQPVPANLNANVVYERHYSLNWLIRYMELDWDNDLTDI, encoded by the coding sequence ATGAGAAAGTTTTTATTTGCTAACTTTTTTTGGGTAATCGCCTGTACTTCAGTGTTTTCACAAAATGAAGATACGTCTACAGAAAAAGAGCGTGTGATTGAAGAAAAAGAATTTTCAGATGAAACTGCTAATCAGGTAGATAGGAAACAAAAGTCTTTGGACTATTGCAAACAGCATGGTATTCCTACAGCTGATCATCTAAAGAAGATAAAAGAAGAAGATCAAGTAGTACTTAGAACGAAAGAGGAAATAGTGAATAGAGCTTTGGCTTTATGTTATATTGGACTTAAGAGTGAAGGTATAGAAGACTCTTATTTGACCACATTCGAAAGTAAATATAACCTCTTGCCGTATCTGACACCTGTGGAGACGACGTTTGTGGAGAGTGAAAGCCCAAGCGTGCAGCAGGTCGAGAATGCCAACTGGCGATATGAGAGCCTACATTTATTACTCTGGACATTAGGTTATATCGATACACTTTCTTTCCCTGAAGAAAAGAGCGATGTATCTGCTAACGTAAAGATTGTTTTTGAAAAGACGAGAGAGGAGCTTATTCAACAAGCAAAGTTGAGAACAAAAGAAGAAATTCTGGATCAGGCTGATCTTTATTACCGAGTTCATTGGGCATGTGTGGATGCTGGAGTGAAAAATCAACCAGTGCCAGCCAATCTGAATGCCAATGTGGTTTATGAAAGACATTATAGCCTTAATTGGTTGATCAGATATATGGAACTTGATTGGGATAACGATTTGACGGATATCTAA
- a CDS encoding nuclear transport factor 2 family protein, protein MEDQKNIIERYIQAYNKFDINGMIQFLHTDIEFENISGGETDTATKGIAAFKELAEASKQYFVERHQSVTSWKFEEDKVTVQIDYHGILAMDLPSGAKKGDAITMIGQSVFTFKDGLIVKIQDIS, encoded by the coding sequence ATGGAAGATCAAAAGAACATAATTGAAAGGTATATACAAGCTTATAATAAGTTTGATATAAATGGAATGATACAGTTCTTGCATACCGATATTGAGTTTGAAAATATATCGGGAGGGGAAACCGATACAGCAACAAAAGGAATAGCAGCTTTTAAGGAATTGGCAGAGGCTTCAAAGCAATATTTTGTTGAGAGACATCAATCTGTTACATCATGGAAGTTTGAAGAGGATAAGGTGACAGTTCAAATAGATTATCACGGAATATTGGCAATGGACCTGCCTAGCGGTGCAAAAAAGGGGGATGCGATCACAATGATAGGTCAGTCTGTATTTACCTTTAAGGATGGATTGATTGTGAAAATTCAAGACATAAGCTAA